Within Bactrocera oleae isolate idBacOlea1 chromosome 6, idBacOlea1, whole genome shotgun sequence, the genomic segment tttcaattgatgaaacaagtttatagcGATAATTGCCTATGCCGTAGCCATATTCacgtggtttaaacgttttcaaagtggtcgtgaggacataaatgagaaatgagccgaaacccaaaaaatcgcgcctggagaagtcaaaagtaaagacaacgctgatttatttttatgattccaagggtattatccacaaagaatttgttccacccggccaaaacgttaatgcggtattctaccttggagttttgaagcatttggtgcgccgtgttcggcccgaatatctcgaagatggaagttggcgtttgctgcacgataatgcgccgtctcatcgatcgacgcttgtggccgattatttgaccaaaaatcacattttaacaatcaaccactccccgtattcacctgatatggcaccgtgcgacttctaccttttcggaaaaatgaatttgccgatgaaaggaaagcgttatgcagacgtagaggccattcaaaaggcttgcaccggcatactggcggccataccgggcaacgagctaaaacactccttcgacatgcttttggaccatgcaaaaagctgtattaaagcagaaggagactattttgaataaaattaattgattttgccgataaaaccatttgtatttttttaaaaatcctgtttactttggaacgctccTTGTATGTCATGATTACCtatgcttttattttatatgcgtAGGTTTCCTGCTATTATATACAGGGAGCAAAGCAAGACGAAATCGAAAACGGAGTGAACTCTATTCTTATTTATCAGCTTAGTattgtgtatttacatatagaCGGTACTTCATCGTTTCCGGTCAATACCAAATAATTAAGTTAAACTTTCTATCCTATTCATAGTATTAAAAGCCGAAGTGTTGTGTGCCTTACCGCTTGTTTGGTTAGCTTATAATGCGGTTCTATATATCCCTGATCATTTGTTGAAGCTATGCTTTATAGAGTATCTATAGTATATATAGAGAGAGTCTAGAGTTCTTATCTTAAAGAAACAATTGTTATGTCGGAGTCAAATTACTGGGTCAAATTTCTTTCATGACAGATAACCAAATTCTTAAATAGTTCATACAGAAAGTCTATCATATCGTCCCTTTTGTGGATTTTCGTcctgttgttttttatataacagCTACATAAATTATTctacaatatacaataaattaggTATTGTCGTTGAAGTTATCTAACAAGACGTTGAGGAAATGAGCTGTGACGACAGAATCGGACCaactaaaaatgtatatatataatttggttTGGAACCCTGTACATAACATATGGTATGTTGGAGTCAAATAGGTGTgtgtttaacctgctacagtatacAGTCCTTTGCTGAGCAATGGTTTTGCGAGTCTCAAATGAAAACTGTAGCTCTGGATTCGAAAGATGGTTCTACGTTACCGAAATTTACAGAGGTTTTATTCGACTAAAGTTAGTAATTTCCGCAATATAACGCTGTATTTTCGTTCTCTGTAACGTTTCTTTCCTTAATTGCTGAATCTCAAACATTGAGATCAGTCACAAAAGGGTTCGGTTTTAGAGACAGCTGCTAAAGTTTTTGTAAACTGGATTCATTCATTATCATAACACTACTACTTTTCAGAATCATAAAAATTACTTGTCGTCAGAATCATAAAAAttactgtaaaaatatgtaaCACGTTtcgagtttaatttttttaatttccttagcaattatttgcttattttttattttattgctttgcttGATTACATTCTATAAAactaagtaaacattttttgatcATTAACAATTAAACAATGGAACATCAGCTCAATCTGAGAAGTGTTCTTTATATAACGATTAATAATCTGAAAATCGGCGATATTTAAGTCCACAGCCAGCTTGAGCACTTGATTTAATGGAAGTATTTGGTGTAGTATTCGTTGTAGAAGTTGTAGTCGAATTTTCCGTAGTTCTTGTAGTTTTCGTAGTATTGCTTCAGTGTGTCATTGTGATAGATGCTCACATCCTTGAAGTAAATGTTGGGCACGAAGAATTGAGATAAATCGATGGGACGATCAAATGGATAGCCGAATGGTTTGTTATCAATGTGACGTGCACCGGAACCAATGCCGCAGTAATAGGTGTAATCAAAGTTAGCATACTGTTCGACAGAGCCATCGTATGGAGCAATGAAGAAGACGAACTGTAATGGCAAACCACTCTCCCAACCCTTAGGTAAGAGTAGACGATCTGGGAAGCCACAGTGTGGTTCGCTAATGTCCAAAGGTAATTCGTATTTGCCATCGAAGGCAGCCATCACATAGTGATACAATTCAGTGTAGGTGGTGCGATCCTTAACAGTCCAGTAAAAGTCTTCAGATGAACGTTTGATGACATTTACACCAGCTGCTAGTTCATAGACGAATTCATCCAATTCAATGAAGTTCATGCGATTATCCTTGAGCGAGATAATACGTCCATATTCGTCAAATTTAGGTCCGTAGAAGGTGCGAAGGACAACCCTTTGTGCCTTATCAGATTCCACAGTGACATCGTAGTGGAATGGTTTGTGATTGAGACGCATTTGACGAGCGTACAAAGATTTGTCCCACACGAATTTACCATCATCGAAGACCATTTTGTCGTTCAACAAGTTGGTAACATCAATATCAACCAAATCGAAATATGTGACCAATTCACTAACGCTGACATCCTTGACTTGAACTCCTTGAGCAACCAGTTCTTCTTGTGTGTATGGTGTGAAATGATAATTGAAACGGTAGAAGACATCGGCAATTTTCTTGTACAAGCTGTACCACATTGGATCACGCATCATAGTTTCGAAGTTGAGGAAAACATTTGGATGTACCTCAGAATCATTGTAGTCCACATCAGCGAGATACATATGACTCAACATATTCCAATAGCTGAAGAAGAATTTATCGAAAGTATCAATATTCGATTGCATGTAACTTCCGATGAGCTCAATAGATTCGGGTTTGCGCATATCGATCTTGTGTCCATCAGCGGTGGTGTAGTAACCATAGTCTATGATATCATAGATACGCTTGAAGGCGCTTTGGATTTGGTTCAACATGTCGTATTTGCCATAAGATCTACGTTCGAAGTAGTTGCTGCGAGTGCTGAATCCAACACCGTTATAGGAAATCAATTCGGAATCATAACCATATTCGTAAGCGTGATCCCAGGAGAAATCGTCAATTTCACCGAAACCATGAGACAAACGTTCCAAATAGTAACGGTTCAAGATTTGGTTAACATTGTATAACCAAAACTCACCACGACGATCCTTATTCAAACCGAAAGTTTTACCATCCAAGAAGAAAGCATAATCCATGTTCAAGTAGTACCAATATGAGTTCCAACCCAAATCCTCAGTGAAGTATGACAATACAGAGTGTTCGTTGTAGTAGTCAATATCACGTGTGTAATCAACGGGATGCCAGAACATATTGATATTCTTCATGAATGAGACATATTTATCGTCAGAAACAAATTCGTAAGAGTTTTCACGAAGAGGGAAGCTCCTCTCGGCAGCGTACCACTGTTCATCCAAACCCATAAGTCTCCACCATTGGTATGTTTTGAAATCATTGACATAGAAATAGCCCTGGTTGTAATATTGGTGGTTCTTGTGGTAGACATCGTTCAATTCCTTTTCGTATTGAGTGTATTTACTCCAGGTGTTGTAATCGAATTTCTCAGCTTGATAAATCAATTTGCTGTTGAGGAAATATTGTGGGAAGATTTCGTAGATGGATGGCAACATCAGACCCTTGAAATCATCGCGATGGATGACAGCCAAAGTCAAAGCATAGACGAACATGCCTTCGTTGACATGGATGCGAGCCCATGCGACGTTGGCTTGGAACGTTTCCCAATCCTTGGCGTAGTAGAAGAAGTT encodes:
- the LOC118681657 gene encoding larval serum protein 1 beta chain-like — protein: MKLTIVLLALVGLVAATSVSSPTKVTVADHAFLEKQKFLFEIVYRVEDPLMFEEYIKMGHTLVYDKALYTHFDQYMEMFYESYKMGALLPRGEFFGALVKTHHKQAYGLFNFFYYAKDWETFQANVAWARIHVNEGMFVYALTLAVIHRDDFKGLMLPSIYEIFPQYFLNSKLIYQAEKFDYNTWSKYTQYEKELNDVYHKNHQYYNQGYFYVNDFKTYQWWRLMGLDEQWYAAERSFPLRENSYEFVSDDKYVSFMKNINMFWHPVDYTRDIDYYNEHSVLSYFTEDLGWNSYWYYLNMDYAFFLDGKTFGLNKDRRGEFWLYNVNQILNRYYLERLSHGFGEIDDFSWDHAYEYGYDSELISYNGVGFSTRSNYFERRSYGKYDMLNQIQSAFKRIYDIIDYGYYTTADGHKIDMRKPESIELIGSYMQSNIDTFDKFFFSYWNMLSHMYLADVDYNDSEVHPNVFLNFETMMRDPMWYSLYKKIADVFYRFNYHFTPYTQEELVAQGVQVKDVSVSELVTYFDLVDIDVTNLLNDKMVFDDGKFVWDKSLYARQMRLNHKPFHYDVTVESDKAQRVVLRTFYGPKFDEYGRIISLKDNRMNFIELDEFVYELAAGVNVIKRSSEDFYWTVKDRTTYTELYHYVMAAFDGKYELPLDISEPHCGFPDRLLLPKGWESGLPLQFVFFIAPYDGSVEQYANFDYTYYCGIGSGARHIDNKPFGYPFDRPIDLSQFFVPNIYFKDVSIYHNDTLKQYYENYKNYGKFDYNFYNEYYTKYFH